The following is a genomic window from Pseudopipra pipra isolate bDixPip1 chromosome 2, bDixPip1.hap1, whole genome shotgun sequence.
GAGCAAAGCTTACTGCATTCACACTGAACCCAAAGAAATGCTCACTGGGTCAGGTTCCCTCCAGGACTCAAAACTCCTCCCCTTATACTCAAGTTATATGCCCCAAACATTTCACTTAATCTAAAACCCAGGTATTAAAATAATCTGTTCAGTAAAACCATTTCTTGGTCCCATCTGATAATTCCCTACCAATATGGCAGAGCTCACAGCACCGGAGTTGTTGCTGGCACTGAGAGGAAACAGCAACAGGCAATGTTGGTTTGCCCGAGTTCCATCTGGGACTGCCCAAGGGCTTACAAAGATCCCACTCCTTGCTTTTTAGCTGCTAATCAAGGAATAACAACCAAGAGCCAAACCCACCACAACAGTCTTGAATATGACCCCCAGAGTCTTGCTCACAGCAGTAAAGCTCTGTTTCTACATTCTGTTCCACCAAAGGATGCTCCTATCCCTGCAGTTCCTGAATCTGCTCCAGGAAATACTGTGGGTGAGAAAATACCTCTTATTCCACCAGAAACATATCCCTGCAGGGAACCTCACCAAAGACACTCAGGCAGGTACGTCCAGAGACGGAGCCTGAGGGAAAAGTATTGAAGAGACACAGGTAACATCCTGAATCATCCATTGTAGCGTCCCAAAAAGTGATGCTTGTCTCGTTGAGTTCCAGACTTGTGAAATTCATTCGGTCTTGATAGGACTTGTGAATCCTCAATCCTTTCAGTTTACTGTATGTAGCTATATTCTTAAGTGATTTTTCAGAGCCCTTTTGCCACGTCACTTGCACAACATCCATGGGTTCTgtcagggcacagctcagagggGCATTGTCACCCACCCTCACTTGAATTTCTTCAGCCTGTGGAACCACTGCAGTGACATAAAATAGGGAAAGGGGCAGATATCACACATATTCAGAAGCCTAATGCTGATTCTAAGGCCTGGATTACCCACAGACACAACAACTCCTCCAATTACATTCCTCCATTAAAGAGTCCTTCTCTTCAGTACTCCTAGAAATCACTGACAGTTTACATTGCCTGAGGCTCTGGTTTTCTTCTAAACTGTTTAAATGCAAAAAGACCCTATTTCTGTACCCATCCCTGCAGACTTCCTTCTCCAGTTTCACTAAAtcagctcctgccttcccatTCATCACATACCCAATTTTTGTTTCCTAAGAGCTAGAGGAAGACTGAGTGCATCAGGGAAGTACACACCAAGTCATTCTCAGAGGAGTAAACATGGCTTAAGAAGAGTTTCTGGACCACATAGTTTTAGAGTTCACAGCACATTTGagatggagagaaagaaaaacagagatttGTTCCTTAGGGAAGGCTCCACGATGGGAAACTGAACTCAGGTGAACAGTAGTGTCCAGTGTCATCATATTTATGGGATGCTGCCATCCCTAAATGCTGCTCTGGGAGGTTTTACATCACACCTGCCAGCACCATATCTCTGCCTCAGCATGTATCTAACAACATCAGCAATCTGGATTTCAGCTACTTTTCTCTCTTACTCTGACTGTTGAAGCCTCAGGAATCTGAAACCACTTCCCCAACAATTTTCAAGCAGACTTCAGGAAATTCAACTTACCCTTTGCCTTTCCAAGCCCAGAACATGCCagacacaaaaccagaaatcGGAAAGTCATTTTGGAAGAGGAAATCTGCTTCACCTGACGAAAGACAAGGAGAGATGAGTGACTCAATGACAGACCATCTTCTAGTGTTATTGTGTCCTCAGGGTGCAAAAATTAACAGTAGGTTTGTcatgtgagaaaaaaatttggGGTTAGACACGAGATTTGACAGGTCTCATTGCCCTGTTCCCTCGATTGATATTGCCACCACATAACTGAATTGCAGACCTGACTGAAGCTGGCATTATATCCAAAcagaaacattattttgcaCAAAATCTCTATAACACACTCCACCCACTGCTGAGGTTTTCTGCCAATGCCTGCAAAACCAGCTGATGCATCTGGGGAGCATCTTCTGTCAAGAAATAAGGAAATCTCAAgcttttaaagatttttcacAACATgcaaaaaacagaagagaaaattgaCTGCAAAGCATTTTCTGTGTTACACCGATTAAGAACGGAAGGCTTGATTCAAAGAAACTTCTGccaatctgaaaagcacttttattacggccggggaatgcaaaggggcaggtgttctccccagtgcactccgcCGAGCCAAGAAATAACATagccttttatacagtttgaaagtagcaagctcaaaattatctttacacacactccttttgcagtctttcttatctaaatagacacttagttttacctcctattcttaccattatagagtagttacgtaaagttttatcacttcaagcagtttcaggttccccacccctctctaCGTGCTAAAAAGCCTTCCCCATTCTCTAAGCCTTTTATCTCAATTGCCCACAGTTCGGTCAGagacttttaagcagttttacattttgcaaagtcacacctTCATAGctaaatatctaatattttatttcattctctattTCAGGCTGATGAACAAATAAACGaaggacaggaagaaaaagtaagtatttaaaacaaattcccAATGCACATAATGCTTTCACAGACAACCAGTAGCCTGCCTTTAAATTCTGAACACATTATGCTAAAATCAGT
Proteins encoded in this region:
- the LOC135408910 gene encoding OX-2 membrane glycoprotein-like isoform X1, whose translation is MTFRFLVLCLACSGLGKAKVVPQAEEIQVRVGDNAPLSCALTEPMDVVQVTWQKGSEKSLKNIATYSKLKGLRIHKSYQDRMNFTSLELNETSITFWDATMDDSGCYLCLFNTFPSGSVSGRTCLSVFGLNASVHYNISEGHLVAVCSAVGFPEPTITWNDLFDSAPTQEVVSHASGVVSITSTLHISNPQRIRAQDLICRVNNTKETRELPVRINGEEGPSLLWLLIIAVIVTVVVVVCLLFWRKKICRRC
- the LOC135408910 gene encoding OX-2 membrane glycoprotein-like isoform X2 yields the protein MTFRFLVLCLACSGLGKAKVVPQAEEIQVRVGDNAPLSCALTEPMDVVQVTWQKGSEKSLKNIATYSKLKGLRIHKSYQDRMNFTSLELNETSITFWDATMDDSGCYLCLFNTFPSGSVSGRTCLSVFGLNASVHYNISEGHLVAVCSAVGFPEPTITWNDLFDSAPTQEVVSHASGVVSITSTLHISNPQRIRAQDLICRVNNTKETRELPVRINGGSLRIAIHLPDHQSPAT
- the LOC135408910 gene encoding OX-2 membrane glycoprotein-like isoform X3, translated to MTFRFLVLCLACSGLGKAKVVPQAEEIQVRVGDNAPLSCALTEPMDVVQVTWQKGSEKSLKNIATYSKLKGLRIHKSYQDRMNFTSLELNETSITFWDATMDDSGCYLCLFNTFPSGSVSGRTCLSVFGLNASVHYNISEGHLVAVCSAVGFPEPTITWNDLFDSAPTQEVVSHASGVVSITSTLHISNPQRIRAQDLICRVNNTKETRELPVRINGEFRRKPELQPV